A single region of the Schizosaccharomyces osmophilus chromosome 3, complete sequence genome encodes:
- the pvg2 gene encoding Golgi 4,6-pyruvylated galactose (PvGal) biosynthesis protein Pvg2, with amino-acid sequence MDAGKPHYGLVIWKLLKFAIPFILIFAVILGFFKSYGIDSFSNIQLRLQEKPFIYEEWGENAFSYATDRNINPYQKVSCVNEVDRNGGCERLHFHEAHTGSDFLEGHGHDPTAKIIEDWNYKIPRIIHTIITDDNTYSSQFTEFEVDIRYRHPDWEYVKWSEENMERLIHRNFPSFLNSWKMLNRPARHQWATLMGLYEYGGLWVSRSFQALKNFDHAIQIAERSALLNSRNYSNPNLIEYHPLFMAPKSLKYDFFMASPRHPFVLSLIKELYESKVPESLLNRRLFQGLSEFSNFMALNSTKMYDKTYIIKEFYLKDKKKFVEYNPHIINLPDHAFATSWSHHSDAGSSDICFLDNGMFDPQYCVDNVLNMKGTEWGVFWLPVYDLLGI; translated from the coding sequence ATGGACGCTGGTAAGCCCCATTATGGACTTGTTATATGGAAACTGCTAAAGTTTGCTATTCCTTTCATCCTTATTTTTGCAGTTATACTTggtttttttaaatcttATGGGATCGACAGCTTTTCTAATATTCAACTTCGTCTCCAGGAAAAGCCGTTTATCTATGAAGAATGGGGTGAAAATGCATTTTCGTACGCTACCGACCGTAATATAAATCCTTaccaaaaagtttcttGCGTGAATGAAGTAGATCGGAATGGAGGATGCGAGCGccttcattttcatgaaGCTCATACTGGGTCCGATTTCCTTGAAGGTCACGGTCATGACCCGACGGCCAAGATAATTGAAGACTGGAATTACAAAATCCCAAGAATTATTCATACAATAATAACGGATGACAACACGTACTCGTCTCAGTTTACAGAATTTGAAGTCGACATCCGTTACAGACATCCTGACTGGGAATATGTGAAATGGTCGGAAGAGAATATGGAAAGATTAATTCATAGGaactttccttctttcctGAATTCATGGAAAATGCTCAACCGCCCGGCTAGACATCAGTGGGCAACATTGATGGGTCTTTACGAGTACGGAGGCCTTTGGGTTTCTCGTTCCTTTCAAGCTCTAAAAAACTTTGATCATGCGATCCAAATTGCTGAAAGATCTGCTTTACTTAATTCTAGAAATTATTCTAATCCCAACCTAATCGAATATCACCCTTTATTCATGGCTCCAAAATCTCTGAAgtatgatttttttatggCCTCTCCAAGAcatccttttgttttgtcaCTAATCAAGGAACTTTACGAATCAAAAGTACCAGAATCTTTATTGAATAGACGTCTCTTTCAAGGACTTTCagaattttcaaactttATGGCATTGAACTCCACGAAGATGTATGACAAGACATATATCattaaagaattttatcttaaagacaagaagaaatttgTGGAATATAATCCGCATATCATCAATCTCCCTGACCATGCTTTCGCTACTAGTTGGTCTCATCATTCGGACGCAGGATCATCAGACATCTGTTTCCTTGACAATGGTATGTTTGATCCTCAGTATTGTGTGGATAACGTTCTGAATATGAAAGGAACTGAATGGGGCGTTTTCTGGTTACCAGTTTACGATCTTTTAGGAATCTga
- the mak2 gene encoding phosphorelay sensor kinase Mak2 → MSGIELLNTAIDAAVPELSDFTLISKREKSNPCSLLTAIFIKALHKATKKKVVLKFSLQIAKLENEYFLLRQLSSFSKGDSYAILPKYRLLLNKSVGVLVFDDPGPDLVKDWLSDSRPVDLRLFYKYALAVCHTLSFMHDKQFVHGEIRPDSFHFNTDNPIHARLLTIGTSVSPIRFTLSSLNWQRLYQVDDIRHKLQFFSPEQIGSVSRPLDSRSDIYSLGVAFYVLLTKCYPWGGKPMRIVQSIHTRQFPSVLSRRPDLPIALDNLIQRMTTKSIEERYSDTDDLCAVFYELLLHHSTSHNPVSPKLNDSLLNFKSKKQLSFPKLILCNPSDYVRIFQELACFSSKREVFTSGKNMLRIKKKHLFKNSSVQNEATYCHILTVTGERGCGKTTLLESIAVEARKFGYFAMCSFQSIHASPFSAVFNCVSQILRQVLREERETVINYFSSLWEFLGEELVYMEPLFKCVSELNYLLSPKYNFHCKHENYIKLKQRDTQEIRSASGCLGFIVCLLEILSFTCRIRSTIIVLDDLHLADSCSLTLIRGIIAHKLPILMILSWGDHLAIDNLPPYINEMPQAMVTHIKMKPFDQKHITNFLSYYLRYPTQTLDPLVQLIQGVTRGNPLILKVALNIAHTNECFKFNEKTNSWSYDLELIKQKFKTLPSFELPQVISSYLEDAFPEKTRKFLTWAALLIAPFSYEFLRLVTQPLGLFIPLVEILDFTLPIFRFSGNGINCKFTSGNLREGFLSSISAGQAETMHAHIAHALIEGEAKEFFKNDGVHHILKGLGVIKKSSNTKPYILAMQIVSDHLVQFGAYMYAKELLKACFFLLPKKPSSLGLLNSHEMVRLRIGIAMCYWWNKDNKHSYAILRNINLETVSISEYLPALRLLAKIECYQGRSENIIEKVITILDRLNFPFERDLNEDVLNRLFDDLSSKFLSCSFEVKRREPIDPEKISIISTLLSDIYFILFNASQEYYYYFSFLLAKLYLEYGDSSLRYSLIFLASYSFVKRRRPEIFLMVNELHLSVHAVRGRSASIHAELLHWMMRNELDMFQENPSIRNLTLEGILLRCVIFGDKIYGSYVLARLTAERLFRGDHIHQLLLDQENAETLLLLWEVEKPFNHYLFLCRNVLLALFGLTNNNDPNNILSTNQKSQESLSEEFLFRKPSTFCTWYYSSLIYLCTLFKHNDYVVDIASEFLKVSDCKILEQFYKLVRGFIGLCAAQVLYKKQDMSEDERHKVTLLLSNVLDAMKDFAYNYKLKSYLLWVYFLQGMIYRNEGDFMSAARNFEIAIDAEHQGFSKIELALLFEVIGEFYFTASFTYLSKSYYLRALNHYRDIGCYGIENRVKELLSEKFSFSLNQPVFSSKSTTMDSVFQEIPELFQKKDINDFSLTSHDFLFQKKEIDFLASCDTSIERNEGDKEIYHNYENEDGHLDIVSLISVIKCGQLLSSKLRLVSLLTTVIKLIIEYSQVDFAAVILQSDSQYVLSAFGNSEYSEALEPSLPLNESDIKIPESILSDVFTNARMVTLESVSKLEDDIIIKWLQEEHNLNSFMIIPLQFKDSVIGALYLQLPRNLMHLGNVIFLKLLSQQIAISISNALLFQNLRRTITDNVTLIESQQLSYQTYKNIEEQCITLLDSLPCIVWTLDSEVGEIEFTNASKHDYFETVDINGSLSWKKFIHPEQHAFFQEKLENLKSEEFGELELFLKKNGSFHWHLCRGLPLQRGSCNTKWIVVCIDINDEKEARETAIRAVNLKANFLASMSHELRTPFSSFYGMLSLLSDTKLSDEQHDIVSTAKQSCTSLVQIIDDLLNFSELESGKIKLEPSKIFDVEENIADCIELVYPSIADKPVQISYDIYPNVPALLAGDVAKLRQVITNLLGNSAKFTNEGHILLRCSMKDDPELSESDYYLYFEIEDTGIGLKPDQMKLLFKPFTQVDGSTTRIYGGSGLGLSICLEICKIMDGNIGVKSVYDEGSTFWFYVRLSKVTFELSREHFKESHQKFAGIIDELKSTRVLVVESFITTRSLFKSLFSLAHSKTMQLTKDVENVLLEAQHMNNPYDFLCIEASNKESESLIIEVLANPLLRDTSLIILMPSLRRIKFKSTVGVDSFVAILDKNQNRVSYLAEPVRLSKLIQNVSFLLTKRANHGKFSDTSKLQVFTHKRTKEVFNSEELRILRTKVSLIAEDNLIARKLLSKQLMNLGLNVETVNDGQELVETVKSKPYGYYGIIFADYHMPICDGAEAVSKIRAYENTQDVDNFVPVIALTADIQKSAKQKCLDVGMNDYLTKPFTQQQLQGMIRKYFLQEHVS, encoded by the coding sequence atgagtGGTATAGAGCTTTTGAATACAGCAATCGATGCTGCAGTTCCAGAGTTAAGCGATTTTACActaatttcaaaaagggAGAAATCAAACCCTTGTTCTTTATTAACGGcaatatttataaaagcACTACACAAGgcaacgaaaaaaaaagttgtcCTTAAATTTTCCTTGCAAATTGCCAAGCTCGAAAATGAGTACTTTCTGTTGCGTCAGTTATCGTCTTTCTCGAAAGGCGATAGCTATGCCATACTTCCAAAATACAGACTCCTTTTAAATAAGTCTGTGGGAGTACTCGTATTTGATGATCCTGGCCCTGATCTCGTGAAGGATTGGTTGTCTGATTCGCGTCCCGTGGATTTACGgttattttataaatacGCTTTGGCAGTATGTCACACGCTATCTTTTATGCATGATAAACAGTTTGTTCACGGAGAAATTCGTCCAGactcttttcattttaacaCCGACAATCCTATTCATGCTAGACTGTTGACCATTGGAACCAGTGTTTCACCAATTCGTTTTACATTGTCATCGTTAAATTGGCAAAGGCTATACCAGGTTGACGATATTCGCCATAAGCTCCAGTTCTTTAGTCCAGAACAAATTGGCAGTGTGAGTCGACCATTGGACAGCCGTTCcgatatttattctttagGTGTTGCATTTTATGTCTTGTTGACAAAGTGCTACCCTTGGGGTGGAAAACCAATGCGCATAGTTCAATCCATACACACTCGACAGTTCCCTTCAGTCTTGTCCCGACGCCCGGATTTACCAATAGCGCTTGATAATCTTATACAAAGGATGACCACCAAGTCTATCGAGGAACGCTATAGTGACACTGATGATCTTTGTGCTGTTTTCTACGAGCTTTTGTTACACCATTCAACTTCTCATAATCCGGTTAGTCCAAAACTCAATGACTCTCTGttaaattttaaaagtaaaaaacaattgagTTTCCCTAAACTTATCCTCTGTAATCCCTCTGATTACGTCCGAATATTTCAAGAACTGGCTTGCTTTTCCTCAAAACGCGAGGTTTTCACAAGCGGAAAAAACATGTTACGaattaagaaaaagcatttgtTCAAGAATTCTTCTGTCCAAAATGAAGCTACGTATTGTCACATTCTTACTGTTACTGGTGAAAGAGGCTGCGGCAAAACAACCTTGTTAGAATCTATTGCAGTGGAGGCAAGGAAGTTTGGTTATTTTGCGATGTgttcttttcaaagtattcacgcttctcctttttctgCGGTTTTTAATTGTGTCTCACAAATTTTACGTCAAGTGCTTCGTGAAGAGAGGGAGACAGttataaattatttttcttctctttggGAGTTTTTAGGAGAAGAACTTGTCTACATGGAACCATTATTTAAATGTGTTTCAGAGCTCAATTACCTTTTATCTCCGAAATACAATTTTCATTGTAAACATGaaaattatataaaattAAAGCAAAGAGATACTCAAGAAATAAGAAGTGCTAGTGGTTGCTTGGGTTTTATTGTCTGTCTTCTCGAAATTTTAAGTTTCACTTGCCGCATAAGATCTACCATTATTGTTTTAGATGATCTCCATCTGGCTGACAGTTGCTCTTTAACACTTATTCGTGGCATAATAGCTCACAAATTACCAATCTTGATGATATTGTCCTGGGGTGATCATCTTGCTATAGATAATCTTCCGCCGTATATTAATGAGATGCCGCAGGCTATGGTCACTCATATAAAGATGAAGCCTTTTGATCAAAAACATATAACTAATTTCTTAAGTTATTACTTGCGGTATCCCACTCAAACCTTAGACCCTTTAGTTCAGTTAATACAGGGCGTAACACGTGGGAATCCTTTGATTCTAAAAGTTGCTTTGAATATTGCTCATACCAATGAATGCTTTAAATTTAACGAAAAGACCAATTCCTGGTCATATGATCTGGAGTtaataaagcaaaaatttAAAACTCTGCCTTCGTTTGAGTTACCGCAAGTCATTTCGAGTTATTTGGAAGATGCATTTCCCGAGAAAACTAGAAAGTTTTTAACTTGGGCAGCTTTACTTATTGCGCCCTTTTCATACGAGTTCTTGCGCCTGGTAACGCAACCTCTAGGCTTATTTATCCCCCTAGTGGAAATACTTGATTTTACTCTTCCGATTTTCAGATTTTCTGGGAATGGAATTAATTGCAAATTTACTTCTGGTAATTTACGGGAAGGTTTTTTGTCAAGTATTAGCGCAGGGCAGGCAGAAACGATGCACGCTCACATAGCCCATGCGTTGATTGAAGGAGAAGCAAAagagtttttcaaaaatgatGGTGTTCATCATATCCTAAAAGGTTTGGGCGTTATCAAAAAGTCCTCAAACACAAAACCCTACATTTTGGCGATGCAAATTGTATCTGACCATTTAGTTCAATTTGGAGCGTACATGTATGCTAAGGAACTATTGAAggcttgtttttttcttttaccaaAGAAACCATCTTCTCTAGGTCTCCTAAATAGCCATGAAATGGTAAGGCTGCGGATCGGTATAGCCATGTGTTATTGGTGGAACAAAGATAATAAACATTCTTATGCTATTTTACGTAATATAAACTTGGAAACTGTTTCCATATCTGAATACCTTCCGGCATTGAGACTTTTGGCGAAAATTGAATGTTACCAAGGCAGATCGGAAAATATTATCGAGAAAGTCATTACGATTTTGGACCGACTGAATTTTCCATTCGAGAGAGATTTAAACGAAGATGTATTAAACAGGTTATTTGACGACTTATCTTCGAAGTTTCTTTCGTGCAGCTTTGAAGTCAAGCGCCGCGAGCCTATTGATCCAGAAAAGATCAGCATAATATCTACGTTGCTTTCTGATATCTACtttattttgttcaatGCTTCCCAAGAGTATTactattatttttcttttctactTGCAAAACTTTACTTGGAGTACGGCGATAGTTCTCTTAGATATTCGCTCATCTTTTTGGCTTCATACAGTTTTGTTAAGAGAAGGAGAccagaaatttttttgatggTTAATGAACTACATTTGTCAGTTCATGCTGTACGGGGGAGAAGTGCCAGCATTCATGCGGAGCTTTTACATTGGATGATGCGTAATGAACTTGATATGTTTCAGGAAAATCCAAGTATAAGAAATTTAACTTTAGAAGGAATTTTACTTCGTTGCGTTATTTTTGGTGACAAAATATATGGTTCTTATGTGTTGGCACGCTTGACAGCAGAACGACTTTTTCGTGGAGATCATATACACCAACTTTTGCTTGACCAAGAAAATGCAGAAACATTATTACTTTTATGGGAGGTTGAAAAACCATTCAACCATTATCTATTTCTTTGTCGAAACGTATTGTTGGCACTCTTTGGTCTGACTAACAATAATGACCCTAATAACATTCTCTCGACAAATCAGAAGTCTCAGGAATCCTTGTCTGAGGAGTTCTTGTTTAGGAAGCCGTCTACTTTTTGTACTTGGTATTACTCGAGCTTAATCTATTTATGTACATTATTTAAACATAACGATTATGTGGTAGATATTGCTTCAGAATTTCTAAAAGTTTCGGACTGTAAGATACTGGAACAATTCTATAAACTAGTGAGAGGATTTATTGGGCTTTGTGCTGCACAGGTTCTGTACAAGAAACAAGACATGTCTGAAGACGAGAGACACAAGGTAACATTGTTGTTAAGCAATGTTTTGGATGCAATGAAGGATTTTGCTTACAAttacaaattaaaaagttACTTATTATGGGTTTATTTTCTGCAAGGTATGATTTACCGAAACGAGGGAGATTTTATGAGCGCGGCAAGAAACTTTGAGATCGCTATAGATGCCGAGCATCAAGGATTCTCTAAAATAGAATTGGCTCTATTGTTTGAAGTTATCGGTGAGTTTTATTTCACGGCTTCTTTCACGTATCTTTCGAAATCTTATTATTTACGAGCTCTTAACCATTATAGAGACATAGGATGCTACGGCATTGAAAATAGGGTAAAGGAGTTGCTTTCcgaaaagttttctttttcacttaATCAACCGGTGTTTTCATCTAAATCCACGACGATGGATAGTGTTTTCCAAGAAATACCCGAGTTatttcagaaaaaagaCATCAACGATTTCAGTCTCACATCGCAtgactttttatttcagaaaaaggaaattgattttcttgCGAGTTGCGATACAAGTATTGAGCGCAATGAAGGCGACAAGGAAATTTATCACAACTATGAAAATGAGGATGGACACTTGGATATTGTTTCTCTTATATCGGTCATTAAGTGCGGGCAGCTTTTGTCAAGTAAACTAAGACTTGTGTCTTTACTAACTACGGTCATAAAACTGATTATTGAATATTCTCAGGTCGATTTTGCTGCAGTAATCTTACAGAGTGACTCTCAGTATGTATTATCAGCCTTTGGTAATTCAGAGTATAGTGAAGCTTTAGAGCCGTCTCTACCTTTAAACGAATCAGATATTAAAATTCCGGAAAGCATTTTGTCAGACGTTTTCACCAATGCACGCATGGTTACGCTTGAAAGTGTATCGAAGTTAGAAGATGACATTATTATAAAATGGCTTCAGGAAGAGCACAActtgaattcttttatgATTATACCATTGCAGTTTAAAGACAGTGTAATAGGTGCCTTATATCTTCAGCTTCCCCGTAATTTAATGCACCTTGGAAACGTAATATTTCTGAAGCTTTTGTCTCAGCAAATTGCGATAAGCATATCAAatgctcttctttttcaaaacctTCGTCGAACAATTACTGACAATGTTACGCTGATTGAATCTCAACAGCTTTCATATCAAACGTATAAGAATATTGAAGAACAATGTATAACGTTATTGGATTCTCTTCCCTGTATTGTTTGGACTTTGGACTCTGAAGTAGGAGAAATAGAGTTCACAAATGCTTCCAAACATGACTATTTCGAAACGGTGGACATTAACGGGTCTCTTAGCTGGAAGAAATTTATACATCCGGAACAACATgcattttttcaagagaaaCTTGAAAATCTAAAAAGTGAGGAGTTTGGTGAACTTGaacttttcttgaaaaaaaatggcaGCTTTCATTGGCATCTATGTCGTGGTTTGCCTCTGCAAAGAGGTTCGTGCAACACGAAATGGATTGTAGTCTGCATAGATAttaatgatgaaaaagaagccaGGGAAACTGCTATACGTGCTGTGAATTTGAAGGCAAATTTCTTAGCGAGTATGTCCCACGAATTACGAACacctttttcaagtttttatGGTATGCTTTCATTACTTAGTGATACCAAGCTCAGTGATGAACAGCATGATATTGTTTCTACTGCTAAACAAAGCTGCACTTCATTAGTCCAAATCATTGACGACTTACTAAATTTTAGCGAGCTAGAGTCTgggaaaataaaacttgAACCTAGCAAAATTTTTGATGTCGAAGAAAATATTGCGGACTGTATTGAGCTAGTATATCCTTCGATAGCAGATAAGCCTGTCCAAATCTCGTACGATATTTACCCAAATGTTCCTGCTCTTTTGGCTGGTGATGTGGCCAAACTAAGACAAGTAATTACAAATCTTTTAGGAAACTCTGCCAAATTTACTAATGAGGGTCATATTCTCTTACGTTGTTCGATGAAAGATGACCCAGAATTGTCGGAATCtgattattatttatatttcgAAATTGAAGACACTGGAATTGGATTAAAACCAGATCAGATGAAACTTTTATTCAAGCCTTTTACTCAAGTTGATGGTAGTACTACTCGAATTTATGGCGGTTCTGGTCTTGGACTATCAATTTGCTTAGAAATCTGTAAAATAATGGATGGCAATATTGGTGTCAAATCTGTGTATGACGAAGGATCCACATTTTGGTTTTACGTGCGATTAAGTAAAGTCACTTTTGAATTATCCCGTGAACATTTTAAGGAAAGTCATCAGAAATTTGCTGGGATAATAGATGAACTGAAGTCAACTAGAGTGTTGGTAGTTGAGTCGTTTATCACTACAAGGTCCTTATTTAAGTCACTGTTTTCTCTTGCTCATTCGAAAACAATGCAGTTAACGAAAGACGTTGAAAATGTTTTGCTTGAAGCACAACACATGAATAACCCTTATGATTTCCTTTGTATTGAGGCTTCTAACAAGGAATCGGAAAGCCTAATAATAGAGGTTTTAGCCAACCCGCTGCTTCGAGACACTTCACTGATAATTTTAATGCCTTCTTTACGACGAATCAAATTTAAATCAACGGTAGGCGTTGATTCTTTCGTTGCTATTCTTGACAAAAATCAGAATCGCGTTTCGTACTTAGCAGAACCTGTTCGATTATCGAAACTAATTCAGAACGTGAGCTTTTTGTTAACCAAAAGGGCCAATCACGGAAAGTTTTCCGATACTTCTAAACTCCAAGTTTTTACCCATAAGCGCACAAAAGAAGTATTTAATTCTGAGGAATTGCGAATATTGAGAACGAAGGTTTCTCTAATAGCGGAAGACAATTTAATTGCTCGGAAGTTGTTAAGCAAGCAATTAATGAATTTGGGACTTAACGTTGAGACTGTAAATGATGGACAAGAATTAGTCGAAACGGTCAAATCTAAACCATATGGGTATTATGGTATAATATTTGCTGACTATCACATGCCGATCTGTGATGGAGCCGAAGCTGTTAGCAAAATCCGAGCTTATGAGAATACCCAAGACGTGGATAATTTTGTCCCTGTAATAGCTCTTACAGCGGATATCCAGAAGTCTGCTAAGCAGAAATGTTTAGACGTAGGCATGAACGACTACCTTACGAAGCCTTTTACCCAGCAGCAGCTTCAGGGTATGAtcagaaaatattttctgcAAGAACATGtttcttga
- the rfc3 gene encoding DNA replication factor C complex subunit Rfc3 encodes MAMDKGKGRAMELDNPVQDGSTLPWVEKYRPSGLEDVVAHKDIISTLDRFISTNKVPHMLFYGPPGTGKTSTILACARKVYGPQFRNQVMELNASDDRGIDAVREQIKNFASTRQIFSSSFKMIILDEADAMTLAAQNALRRVIEKYTKNVRFCIICNYINKIAPAIQSRCTRFRFQPLPSLEIEKYVDHVIDNEHCNIDSEAKAAVLKLSRGDMRKALNILQACHAAYEHIDESAVYNCVGQPHPSDIDYFIKSIMNEEFVTAYNTIFSIKQQKGLALQDITTCIFEALDELQVPANTRIFILDQLAAIEHRMSFGCSEKIQLSAMIASIKCGVDLAAKNK; translated from the exons ATGGCAATGgataaaggaaaaggacGAGCTATGGAATTAGATAATCCCGTGCAAGACGGTTCAACTCTTCCATG GGTGGAAAAATATCGTCCTTCTGGATTAGAAGATGTAGTTGCACACAAAGATATTATTTCTACAC TGGATCGATTCATCAGCACAAACAAAGTTCCCCATATGTTATTTTATGGTCCGCCAGGAACAGGAAAGACATCTACTATCCTTGCCTGTGCTCGCAAGGTATATGGTCCCCAATTCCGCAATCAGGTTATGGAATTGAATGCTAGTGACGACCGTGGTATTGATGCTGTCAGagaacaaataaaaaactttgcaAGCACGCGTCAAATTTTTTC ATCCTCTTTTAAAATGATTATTTTGGATGAAGCCGATGCTATGACTCTTGCTGCCCAGAATGCACTCCGAAGAG tcattgaaaaatatacCAAAAACGTTCGCTTTTGTATCATCTGCAACTATATTAACAAAATTGCTCCTGCTATTCAATCACGGTGTACTCGTTTTCGTTTCCAACCGCTTCCTTCtttagaaattgaaaaatacgTTGACCACGTTATTGATAATGAGCATTGTAACATAGATTCAGAAGCAAAAGCTGCCGTTTTGAAGTTATCAAGGGGTGACATGCGTAAAGCTCTTAATATTTTACAAGCCTGCCATGCGGCTTACGAACATATTGATGAGTCTGCCGTTTACAATTGTGTTGGCCAACCTCATCCGTCAGATATAGATTATTTTATCAAGTCAATAATGAATGAAGAATTCGTTACTGCTTACAATA CTATTTTTTCGATAAAGCAGCAAAAGGGCTTGGCTTTGCAGGATATAACTACTTgtatttttgaagctttaGACGAACTTCAAGTACCAGCTAATACACgcattttcattttagaTCAATTGGCCGCTATTGAGCACCGTATGTCTTTCGGTTGCTCGGAAAAAATTCAACTTAGTGCAATGATTGCAAGTATTAAATGTGGTGTCGATCTAGCCgctaaaaataaatga
- the rps002 gene encoding 40S ribosomal protein S0B — MAESVARPSVLNAADDDIKKLLAADCHIGSKNLEVRMEPYVWKRRTDGIHILNLGKTWEKLVLAARIIATIENPADVCVVSTRAYGHRAVLKFAAHTGATAIAGRFTPGNFTNYITRTYREPRLIIVTDPRADAQAIREASFVNIPVIALTDTDSCLNHVDVAIPTNNKGYKAIGLNWYFLAREVLRLRGSISRTTPWEVMPDLYFYRDPEEVEREEEAKAAAATAADEEAQLAAQTAAAEFEVNDSATGTVDPTVLDNATAGQVGQTTWEGDAEWNTTGAAPSEWA; from the coding sequence ATGGCAGAATCCGTAGCCCGTCCATCAGTTTTAAATGCTGCTGATGATGATATCAAGAAGCTTTTAGCTGCCGACTGCCATATCGGCTCCAAGAACTTGGAAGTCCGTATGGAACCTTATGTTTGGAAGCGTCGTACTGACGGTATCCATATTCTCAACTTGGGCAAGACATGGGAGAAGCTTGTTCTTGCTGCTCGTATCATTGCTACCATCGAGAACCCTGCTGATGTTTGTGTTGTTTCTACCCGTGCTTACGGTCACCGTGCAGTTTTGAAGTTTGCTGCCCACACTGGTGCTACTGCCATTGCTGGCCGTTTCACTCCCGGTAACTTCACTAACTATATCACCCGTACTTACCGTGAGCCCCGCTTGATTATCGTTACTGATCCTCGTGCTGATGCTCAAGCTATCAGAGAAGCTTCTTTCGTCAACATCCCTGTCATTGCTCTTACCGACACTGACTCTTGCTTGAACCATGTTGATGTTGCTATCCCTACCAACAACAAAGGTTACAAGGCCATTGGTTTGAACTGGTACTTTTTGGCTCGTGAAGTCCTTCGTCTCCGTGGTAGCATCTCCCGTACCACTCCTTGGGAGGTCATGCCCGATCTCTACTTCTATCGTGATCCCGAGGAAGTTGAGCGTGAGGAGGAAGCCAAGGCTGCCGCTGCCACTGCTGCTGACGAAGAAGCTCAATTGGCTGCTCAAACTGCTGCCGCTGAATTTGAGGTCAATGACAGCGCTACCGGAACTGTCGATCCCACCGTTTTGGATAATGCTACCGCAGGCCAAGTTGGTCAAACCACTTGGGAAGGTGATGCTGAATGGAATACCACTGGTGCTGCTCCCTCTGAATGGGCAtaa